A single region of the Montipora capricornis isolate CH-2021 chromosome 13, ASM3666992v2, whole genome shotgun sequence genome encodes:
- the LOC138028788 gene encoding DNA damage-regulated autophagy modulator protein 1-like, with product MPWMCGLGWLCILLAICCAATVISSYCVALTYGHIYPFLPAISETGVLYPEKYVFRELANLSAFLFISNAFVRFMQYKLVAEQCREGHVKLCRLNTLAFVVAILAGLGMTLVANFEIEKVWSIHDIGAITAFISGLTYCWLQCAMSYKLRDHGVINSSAVCHSRTMLALTITFCVLVFGVFQTKANVDWHRFRPRYNFLAKLKWSPEDPGYLYHVVSNIAEWSMCGGMVLFMLTFTYEFQQIVITSDISSTEYW from the exons ATGCCATGGATGTGTGGCTTGGGCTGGCTGTGTATCCTACTTGCCATATGCTGTGCTGCAACTGTGATTTCGTCTTATTGTGTGGCATTGACTTATGGACACATTTATCCATTCCTTCCGGCCATCAGCGAGACCGGGGTCCTGTACCCAGAGAAATACGTTTTTAGAGAGTTGGCTAATCTCTCtgcctttctttttatttccaaCGCATTCGTGCGTTTCATGCAATACAAGCTAGTAGCCGAGCAGTGTAGAGAAGGACATGTGAAACTTTGTCGTCTCAATACACTGGCATTCGTGGTGGCAATTTTAGCAGGGCTTGGGATGACTCTGGTGGctaattttgaaattgaaaag GTTTGGTCCATCCACGACATCGGTGCCATTACGGCTTTCATCAGCGGTCTAACCTACTGTTGGTTACAATGCGCCATGTCATATAAACTGCGAGACCACGGTGTCATCAATAGTTCAGCGGTGTGTCATTCGAGAACCATGCTCGCCCTCACAATTACTTTCTGCGTGCTGGTATTTGGAGTGTTTCAGACGAAAGCGAATGTGGACTGGCATCGATTTCGGCCTCGATATAATTTTCTCGCAAAACTCAAATGGAGTCCTGAAGATCCAGGATATTTGTATCACGTGGTGTCCAACATTGCCGAATGGAGTATGTGCGGAGGAATGGTTCTGTTTATGTTGACCTTCACGTACGAATTCCAGCAAATTGTGATAACCTCTGATATATCGTCTACCGAGTATTGGTGA